The following are encoded in a window of Alphaproteobacteria bacterium genomic DNA:
- the fliG gene encoding flagellar motor switch protein FliG, translating to MRVRDDYRTLTGKDKASILLLSLGEEVAAKLFALMTDDEIKEISQSMAGLGNVNSSIIERLIVEFADQISATGSLVGSFDSTERLLGKILDKNRMAGIMDDIRGPAGRTMWDKLGNVNEGVLANYLKNEYPQTVAVVLSKIRADHAARVIGTLPEAFAMEVVMRMLRMETVQKDVLDDVERVLRNEFMSNLAKTTRKDTHELMAEIFNSLDRQTEARFTTALEERNRDSAEKIKALMFKFEDLGRLDPGGVQTLLRAVDKSKLAIALKGANETLRDLFFSNMSERAGKMLKEEIEALGPVRGKDVAEAQT from the coding sequence ATGCGCGTCCGCGACGATTACCGAACGCTCACCGGCAAGGACAAAGCCTCGATCCTGCTGCTGTCGCTGGGCGAGGAAGTCGCCGCGAAGCTTTTCGCGCTGATGACCGACGACGAGATCAAGGAGATCTCGCAGTCGATGGCGGGCCTCGGCAACGTCAATTCCTCGATCATCGAACGTCTTATCGTCGAATTCGCCGACCAGATCTCGGCCACCGGCTCGCTGGTCGGCTCCTTCGATTCGACCGAACGCCTGCTCGGCAAGATTCTCGACAAGAATCGCATGGCCGGGATCATGGACGACATCCGCGGCCCCGCCGGCCGCACGATGTGGGACAAACTCGGCAACGTCAACGAAGGCGTCCTCGCGAATTATCTCAAGAACGAATATCCGCAGACCGTCGCCGTCGTTCTCTCCAAGATCCGCGCCGATCACGCCGCGCGCGTCATCGGCACGCTGCCCGAAGCCTTCGCGATGGAAGTCGTGATGCGCATGCTGCGCATGGAAACGGTGCAGAAGGACGTGCTCGACGACGTCGAACGCGTGCTGCGCAACGAGTTCATGTCCAACCTCGCCAAGACGACGCGAAAGGATACGCACGAGTTGATGGCCGAAATCTTCAACTCCCTCGACCGCCAGACCGAAGCGCGCTTCACCACGGCGCTGGAGGAACGCAACCGCGACTCGGCCGAGAAGATCAAGGCGCTGATGTTCAAGTTCGAGGATCTCGGCCGCCTCGACCCCGGCGGCGTGCAGACGCTGCTGCGCGCGGTCGACAAATCGAAGCTCGCCATCGCCCTCAAAGGTGCGAACGAAACGCTGCGCGATCTGTTCTTCTCGAACATGTCGGAACGCGCGGGCAAAATGCTCAAGGAAGAAATCGAAGCGTTGGGCCCGGTGCGCGGCAAGGACGTGGCCGAAGCGCAAAC
- a CDS encoding phytanoyl-CoA dioxygenase family protein, with product MPTTTEAGAAPDLSLSADELAAFARDGYVLRRGLFAADEIEMLSDAIRNDPAIAKATYVRPDSKGASTELALWNHPANDVFGAVARCRRVVDSMEKVLGGEVYHWHSKLTMKRPKVGGAWDWHQDYGYWYRNGCLFPDMASVFISVDPSTRENGCLEVLKGSHLLGRLEHGTVGGQVGADMERVEAAMKVLEHVYVEQAPGDALFFHANLLHTSGQNKSEKSRNVLLCCYNAARNSPFKSVGTHPPYTKLHKLPDSAVREAPRGVAADAKFNSPQPHAEPQPA from the coding sequence ATGCCGACGACGACCGAAGCGGGCGCCGCGCCCGATTTGAGCCTATCCGCCGACGAATTGGCCGCTTTCGCGCGCGACGGCTACGTGCTGCGCCGCGGCCTGTTCGCGGCCGACGAAATCGAGATGCTGTCCGACGCGATCCGCAACGATCCGGCGATCGCCAAGGCCACCTATGTCCGCCCCGACAGCAAGGGGGCGTCGACCGAGCTTGCCTTGTGGAACCATCCGGCGAACGACGTGTTCGGCGCGGTCGCGCGCTGCCGGCGCGTCGTCGATTCGATGGAGAAGGTCCTCGGCGGCGAGGTCTATCACTGGCATTCGAAGCTGACGATGAAGCGCCCGAAGGTCGGCGGCGCCTGGGATTGGCACCAGGATTACGGCTATTGGTATCGCAACGGCTGCTTGTTCCCGGATATGGCCAGCGTGTTCATCTCGGTCGATCCGTCGACGCGTGAGAACGGGTGTCTGGAAGTTCTCAAGGGTTCGCATTTGCTGGGCCGGTTGGAGCATGGCACCGTCGGCGGCCAGGTCGGCGCGGATATGGAACGCGTCGAAGCGGCGATGAAGGTGCTCGAACACGTCTATGTCGAGCAGGCGCCGGGCGACGCGCTGTTCTTCCACGCCAATCTGCTGCACACCTCGGGTCAGAACAAATCCGAGAAGTCGCGCAACGTGCTGCTGTGCTGCTACAACGCGGCGCGCAACAGCCCCTTCAAATCGGTGGGGACGCACCCGCCTTATACCAAGCTGCATAAGCTGCCGGACTCGGCGGTGCGCGAAGCGCCGCGCGGCGTGGCGGCGGACGCCAAGTTCAATTCGCCGCAGCCCCACGCCGAACCGCAGCCCGCGTAA
- a CDS encoding tripartite tricarboxylate transporter substrate binding protein, with the protein MPVVSSFDTPFGSRIFATLAGIALLACASGDAAAQAQAWKPQKTVELVVPGNPGDSVDRTLRLVHSIWQADQPAQFTSAVVNKPGGGQSVSWAYLAQHKADGHYLAVTSPTLLIRRITGQSTTSHEKDVTPVALLFDEYLSVMVRADSPIKTGRDLIEKLKADPRALTIGVSPGLAGPPHLAIALALKAGGVDVSKLRNVVFDGSSKSVTAVLGGHVDVATLPVSVVAAHLQSGDARVIAVSSPERLGGPFASVPTWIEQGVNASFGNWRAIIAPAELPPAQIAYWDAKFAATVGDSEWRGDLDKNVWSAKYLNSAQTRAFLDEQYAALRGVLADLGMAK; encoded by the coding sequence ATGCCCGTCGTTTCGTCATTCGACACGCCGTTCGGTTCCCGAATTTTCGCGACGCTCGCGGGGATTGCCCTGCTTGCTTGCGCAAGCGGCGATGCCGCCGCGCAGGCCCAAGCCTGGAAGCCGCAGAAGACCGTGGAGCTCGTCGTGCCCGGCAATCCCGGCGATTCGGTCGATCGCACCTTACGGCTCGTGCATTCGATCTGGCAGGCGGATCAGCCCGCGCAGTTCACTTCCGCGGTCGTCAATAAGCCCGGCGGCGGCCAGTCGGTGTCATGGGCCTATCTGGCGCAGCACAAGGCCGATGGACACTATTTGGCCGTCACGTCGCCCACTCTGCTGATCCGGCGCATCACCGGGCAATCGACCACGTCGCACGAGAAGGACGTGACGCCGGTGGCGCTGTTGTTCGACGAGTATCTCAGCGTCATGGTCCGCGCCGACAGCCCGATAAAGACCGGACGCGATCTTATCGAAAAGTTGAAAGCCGATCCCCGTGCCCTGACGATCGGCGTGTCGCCGGGTCTGGCTGGGCCGCCGCATCTGGCGATCGCGCTGGCGCTGAAGGCGGGCGGCGTGGATGTCAGCAAGCTGCGCAATGTTGTATTCGACGGCTCGTCGAAATCGGTGACCGCCGTGCTCGGCGGCCATGTCGATGTCGCGACCTTGCCCGTGTCGGTGGTCGCGGCGCATCTCCAATCGGGCGACGCGCGCGTGATCGCCGTCTCGTCGCCCGAGCGCCTGGGCGGCCCGTTCGCGAGCGTACCGACCTGGATCGAACAGGGCGTCAACGCGTCGTTCGGCAATTGGCGCGCGATCATCGCGCCAGCCGAATTGCCGCCGGCCCAGATCGCCTATTGGGACGCCAAATTCGCCGCGACGGTCGGCGACAGCGAATGGCGCGGCGATCTGGACAAGAATGTCTGGAGCGCCAAATACCTGAACAGCGCGCAGACCCGCGCGTTTCTCGACGAGCAATACGCCGCTTTGCGGGGCGTGCTCGCCGATCTCGGCATGGCGAAGTGA
- a CDS encoding mandelate racemase/muconate lactonizing enzyme family protein, with the protein MKITGIRIFALSGIEVAPPVARKKIRAETILVSVETDAGILGISEIKYAPKSATIRFICDELAPFLRGKDPLDTERLMHLMLWRFNNRGHGGVWNHAVSAIDVALWDIKGKYLKQPVWRLLGGAQTSVPAYVTFGLRDYSREELAEAAAYWVGQGHTRLKMMVARLDIDGRIDQRGASGAHREANPIEDEARVKAVRDAVGEGIELAIDAACLLRFEAALRWCERLAPYGIAWFEEPLQFNDSRLMAELSRHTSIPLSAGQWDNFAKLVDLARDGAVAILNPTVGAVGGYTMGAKVAAVGQAFNLPIANGDHFDLHLLAGMPNGWRAEFHLIEWLTSRILYKGLPEPVNGCVSPSDHPGLGFDWNDDAVREFTVERYDA; encoded by the coding sequence TTGAAGATCACAGGCATCAGAATTTTCGCCCTTTCGGGGATCGAGGTCGCGCCGCCCGTCGCAAGAAAGAAAATCCGCGCGGAGACGATACTCGTCTCGGTTGAGACGGATGCCGGAATCTTGGGCATCTCCGAGATCAAATACGCGCCAAAATCCGCGACGATCCGTTTCATCTGCGATGAATTGGCGCCGTTTTTGAGGGGTAAGGATCCGCTCGACACCGAGCGTCTGATGCATCTGATGCTGTGGCGATTCAATAATCGCGGCCATGGCGGCGTGTGGAATCACGCGGTCAGCGCGATCGACGTGGCGCTGTGGGACATCAAGGGAAAGTATTTGAAGCAACCGGTGTGGCGCCTGTTGGGCGGCGCGCAGACATCGGTGCCCGCCTATGTGACGTTCGGCTTGCGGGATTATTCGCGCGAGGAATTGGCCGAAGCGGCGGCGTATTGGGTCGGGCAAGGCCATACGCGCCTGAAGATGATGGTGGCGCGCCTGGATATCGACGGACGGATCGATCAGCGCGGTGCCTCCGGTGCCCATCGCGAAGCCAATCCGATTGAGGACGAAGCGCGCGTCAAAGCGGTGCGCGACGCGGTGGGCGAAGGGATCGAATTGGCGATTGACGCCGCTTGCCTGCTACGTTTCGAAGCGGCTTTACGCTGGTGCGAGCGCTTGGCGCCCTACGGCATCGCGTGGTTCGAGGAGCCGCTACAATTCAACGACAGCCGTCTGATGGCCGAATTGTCGCGCCACACGTCGATCCCGCTTTCGGCGGGGCAATGGGACAATTTCGCGAAACTCGTCGATCTGGCGCGCGATGGTGCGGTCGCGATCCTCAACCCCACGGTCGGCGCCGTCGGCGGCTATACGATGGGCGCCAAAGTCGCGGCGGTGGGGCAGGCCTTCAATTTGCCGATCGCCAACGGCGATCATTTCGACCTGCATCTGCTGGCCGGCATGCCCAATGGCTGGCGCGCCGAATTCCATCTGATCGAGTGGCTGACCTCGCGCATCCTCTACAAAGGGCTGCCCGAGCCGGTGAATGGCTGCGTGTCGCCGTCCGATCACCCGGGCCTTGGCTTCGACTGGAACGACGACGCGGTGCGCGAATTCACGGTCGAGCGCTATGACGCCTGA
- a CDS encoding tripartite tricarboxylate transporter TctB family protein, whose product MAAAAAVAGIVYLVAVAALPRAAISDPLGPTAFPILLGVLMLIGAVVQVAEIVLGRAEPAASDAGDSPRFDPIVLAGIASLIAFAVLLDTLGFVVAMALQMAFLTQLLDRTRWKLNFAASIGFAVGVYLLFATLLGVALPRGVLGF is encoded by the coding sequence GTGGCTGCCGCCGCCGCCGTCGCGGGAATAGTCTATCTCGTCGCCGTCGCGGCCCTGCCGCGCGCGGCGATCAGCGATCCGCTGGGGCCGACGGCGTTCCCAATATTGCTGGGCGTTCTGATGTTGATCGGTGCCGTTGTCCAAGTCGCGGAGATCGTTCTGGGACGCGCCGAACCCGCCGCATCGGACGCCGGCGATTCGCCGCGCTTCGATCCGATCGTCCTCGCCGGGATCGCGTCGTTGATCGCTTTTGCCGTGCTGCTCGATACGCTCGGCTTCGTCGTGGCGATGGCGCTGCAGATGGCGTTCCTCACGCAGCTGCTCGACCGCACGCGCTGGAAACTCAATTTCGCGGCGTCGATCGGCTTTGCGGTCGGGGTCTATCTGCTGTTTGCGACATTGCTGGGCGTGGCGCTGCCGCGCGGCGTGTTGGGGTTCTGA
- a CDS encoding tripartite tricarboxylate transporter permease → MESLPHILAGFAVAVQPANLLFVLIGVTVGTIIGVLPGIGPSAGIALLIPLTFGMDPTAALIMLTGIYYGAMYGGSITSILVNTPGEASSVMTAIDGHQMTRNGRAGAALAVAAIGSFFAGTVGIVLLSLAAVPLTKFALRFGPAEYFALMIFVLSAVSSMTGGSLGRAIIATTLGLMIATIGIDLQSGLPRFTFGVPELMEGIDFLIVVVGLFAITEVFRGFEALRQGTVAPSRLTGTLWLTREEWRRSVPAILRGTGLGFAVGVLPGAGATIASILSYVTERKLAREPERFGKGAIEGVAGPESANNAASAGAMVPLLSLGIPGSGATAIILAAFVMYGIQPGPMLFQARPDLVWGLVASMYIGNVVLLLLNLPLVGVFARLLYVPSHLLMPMILGFGVTGVYALNTLDFELYLLIGFGVLGYLFAWARIPAAPLVLALVLGDAMEQSFRQALTISDGNPAIFVASPISATLIGLTVLSLVLPPLLQRKR, encoded by the coding sequence ATGGAAAGCCTGCCCCATATCCTGGCCGGTTTCGCGGTCGCCGTTCAGCCGGCCAATCTGCTGTTCGTGCTGATCGGCGTGACGGTGGGCACGATCATCGGCGTGTTGCCGGGGATCGGGCCGTCGGCGGGGATCGCCCTGCTGATCCCGCTGACCTTCGGCATGGATCCGACGGCGGCGCTCATTATGCTGACCGGCATCTATTACGGAGCCATGTATGGCGGATCGATCACCTCGATCCTGGTCAACACGCCCGGCGAAGCGTCGTCGGTGATGACGGCGATCGACGGCCATCAGATGACGCGTAACGGCCGCGCGGGGGCCGCCCTCGCCGTCGCGGCGATCGGCTCGTTCTTCGCGGGCACGGTGGGCATCGTGCTGTTGTCGCTGGCGGCCGTGCCGCTGACGAAATTCGCCCTGCGCTTCGGCCCGGCGGAGTATTTCGCGCTGATGATCTTCGTGCTGTCGGCCGTGTCGTCGATGACCGGCGGATCGCTGGGCCGCGCGATCATCGCCACGACGTTGGGATTGATGATCGCGACGATCGGTATCGACCTCCAAAGCGGCTTGCCGCGCTTCACTTTCGGGGTGCCGGAATTGATGGAAGGAATCGACTTCCTGATCGTCGTCGTCGGCCTGTTCGCGATCACGGAGGTCTTCCGCGGGTTCGAAGCCTTGCGCCAAGGCACGGTGGCGCCGAGCCGCCTGACCGGGACGCTGTGGTTGACGCGCGAGGAATGGCGCCGTTCGGTGCCGGCGATCCTGCGCGGCACGGGGCTCGGCTTCGCGGTCGGCGTGTTGCCGGGGGCGGGGGCGACGATCGCCTCGATCCTTTCATACGTCACCGAACGCAAACTCGCGCGCGAACCCGAACGTTTCGGCAAGGGCGCCATCGAAGGCGTGGCGGGACCGGAATCGGCGAACAATGCGGCGTCGGCCGGCGCGATGGTGCCGCTGCTGTCGCTGGGCATTCCCGGATCGGGCGCCACGGCGATCATCCTGGCGGCGTTCGTGATGTACGGTATCCAGCCCGGCCCGATGCTGTTCCAAGCCCGACCCGATCTGGTCTGGGGTTTGGTCGCCAGTATGTATATCGGCAACGTCGTGCTGCTATTGCTGAACCTGCCGCTGGTCGGCGTGTTCGCGCGATTGCTCTATGTGCCGTCGCATCTGTTGATGCCGATGATCCTGGGTTTTGGCGTAACCGGCGTCTATGCGCTCAACACGCTCGATTTCGAGCTCTACCTGCTGATCGGATTCGGCGTGCTCGGCTATCTTTTCGCCTGGGCACGCATTCCGGCCGCCCCCTTGGTGCTGGCCCTCGTGTTGGGCGATGCGATGGAGCAGTCCTTCCGCCAAGCGCTGACGATTTCCGACGGCAATCCGGCGATTTTCGTCGCCAGCCCGATCTCAGCAACATTGATCGGATTGACCGTGCTGAGCCTCGTCCTGCCGCCGCTGTTGCAGCGGAAGCGCTAA
- a CDS encoding ABC transporter substrate-binding protein, translated as MSKSPLSRRAALKLAGAGALGLAAPAIAQAAPLRIGMIVTYTGAYADYGRQMDNGMAVWLARRNGLVGGRKVEFVKRDTAGAAPDLAIRIAREFATRDGIDVVMGLDFSPNAIAIAPVLTQAKLPCLVLNAAASVIPGRSPYIARLSFTVGQVSAPMGIWAAKQGIKSVVTLVSDYSAGHDAEKAFTAGFAGGGGNVVSALRVPLANPDFSPFVQRIRDEKPDAAFFFFPSGDQPNAFLKIARERGLAEAGIKLIATGEAMDDSYMQAAGDAGLGLITTHHYSTAHESALNRQFVSDYRMANGAYPPNYMAMTAWDGLNVLDAALAATGGKTDGDALIEAIKGRQIESPRGPIEISAATRDIVQTVYVRRTERIDGKLACVEFDKFDRVADPLV; from the coding sequence ATGTCCAAATCGCCGTTGAGCCGCCGCGCTGCCCTGAAACTCGCCGGTGCGGGGGCGCTGGGCCTTGCGGCCCCGGCGATCGCGCAAGCGGCCCCTTTACGCATCGGCATGATCGTCACCTATACCGGCGCCTATGCCGATTACGGCCGCCAGATGGATAACGGCATGGCCGTGTGGCTGGCCCGCCGCAACGGATTGGTCGGCGGGCGCAAGGTCGAATTCGTCAAACGCGACACCGCCGGCGCCGCGCCCGATCTCGCCATCCGCATCGCGCGCGAATTCGCCACGCGGGACGGGATCGACGTGGTGATGGGACTGGATTTCAGCCCCAATGCCATCGCCATTGCACCCGTGCTGACCCAGGCGAAGCTGCCGTGCTTGGTGCTGAACGCCGCCGCGTCAGTGATTCCCGGCCGCTCGCCCTATATCGCGCGGCTTTCCTTCACCGTCGGTCAGGTCAGCGCGCCGATGGGTATTTGGGCCGCGAAACAAGGGATCAAAAGCGTCGTCACGCTCGTGTCGGATTATTCCGCCGGCCACGACGCTGAGAAAGCGTTCACCGCCGGCTTCGCCGGCGGCGGCGGCAATGTCGTCTCGGCGTTGCGCGTCCCCTTGGCCAATCCCGATTTTTCGCCCTTCGTGCAGCGCATTCGCGACGAGAAGCCCGACGCGGCGTTTTTCTTTTTCCCCTCCGGCGATCAGCCCAACGCCTTTCTGAAGATCGCGCGCGAACGCGGTCTCGCCGAAGCCGGGATTAAGTTGATCGCGACGGGCGAAGCGATGGACGACAGCTATATGCAGGCGGCGGGCGATGCGGGGCTGGGCCTTATCACCACGCATCATTATTCGACCGCGCATGAGTCGGCGCTCAATCGGCAGTTTGTGTCCGACTACCGGATGGCCAATGGCGCCTATCCGCCCAACTACATGGCGATGACCGCGTGGGACGGGCTGAACGTGCTGGACGCGGCGCTGGCCGCCACCGGCGGCAAGACCGATGGCGACGCGCTGATCGAGGCGATCAAAGGACGACAGATCGAAAGCCCGCGCGGGCCGATCGAGATTTCGGCCGCGACGCGCGATATCGTGCAAACGGTCTATGTCCGCCGCACGGAACGGATCGACGGCAAGCTCGCCTGCGTCGAATTCGACAAATTCGATCGCGTCGCCGATCCGCTGGTTTAG
- a CDS encoding Gfo/Idh/MocA family oxidoreductase: MSAPSPRIRLGMIGGGEGAFIGAVHRIAARLDDRYEFVAGALASTPDKAKRSGIALGLDEARSYPDYAAMIAGEAKRKDGIEAVAIVTPNHVHAPAALACLAGGLHVICDKPLALDLDQGRALAAAAAKSDRVFAVTYNYTGYPMIRQARAMIAAGEIGKLRVVQAEYPQDWLSTTLEATGQKQADWRTDPARSGKAGALGDIGTHAFNLLEFVTGDLVDAVACDAQATLPGRRVDDNAQMLLRLKSGARGGLWASQIAVGHENGLRLRVYGETGGFEWHQEEPNTLRFAKFGEAPRLITRASPTALPAASRVTRIPSGHPEGYLEGFATLYAEIARAIDAKRQGRKPDADVTFPGVTEGVRGMAFIDAAVRSSASDGAWTKLATG; encoded by the coding sequence ATGAGCGCGCCGTCCCCCCGCATTCGCCTGGGCATGATCGGCGGCGGCGAAGGCGCTTTCATCGGCGCCGTGCATCGCATCGCCGCGCGGCTCGACGACCGCTACGAATTCGTCGCCGGCGCGCTGGCCTCCACGCCCGACAAGGCGAAACGCTCGGGCATCGCGTTGGGCTTGGACGAAGCGCGGTCCTATCCCGATTACGCCGCGATGATCGCAGGCGAAGCCAAGCGCAAGGACGGGATCGAGGCGGTGGCGATCGTCACCCCCAATCACGTCCATGCGCCGGCGGCGCTGGCCTGCCTCGCCGGTGGCTTGCATGTGATTTGCGACAAGCCGCTCGCCCTCGATCTCGACCAAGGCCGCGCGCTGGCGGCGGCGGCGGCGAAATCCGATCGCGTCTTCGCCGTCACCTACAATTACACCGGCTATCCGATGATCCGGCAGGCGCGCGCGATGATCGCCGCCGGCGAGATCGGCAAGCTGCGCGTCGTGCAAGCCGAGTATCCGCAGGATTGGCTGTCCACGACGCTGGAGGCGACCGGCCAGAAACAAGCCGATTGGCGCACCGATCCCGCGCGCAGCGGCAAGGCGGGGGCGCTGGGCGATATCGGCACGCATGCGTTCAATCTGCTGGAATTCGTCACCGGCGATTTGGTCGACGCGGTCGCGTGCGATGCGCAGGCGACGCTGCCCGGAAGACGCGTGGACGATAACGCGCAGATGCTCCTGCGTTTGAAAAGCGGCGCGCGCGGCGGCTTGTGGGCGAGCCAAATCGCCGTCGGCCACGAGAACGGCTTGCGCTTGCGCGTCTATGGCGAGACCGGCGGCTTCGAATGGCACCAGGAGGAGCCGAACACGCTGCGCTTCGCGAAATTCGGCGAAGCGCCGCGCCTCATCACCCGCGCCTCGCCGACCGCCCTGCCCGCCGCATCGCGCGTGACGCGCATCCCCAGCGGTCATCCCGAAGGCTATCTGGAAGGCTTCGCCACACTCTATGCCGAAATCGCGCGCGCGATCGACGCCAAGCGCCAGGGCCGCAAACCCGACGCCGACGTGACCTTCCCCGGCGTGACCGAGGGCGTGCGCGGCATGGCGTTCATCGATGCGGCCGTACGTTCTTCCGCATCCGACGGCGCTTGGACGAAGCTCGCGACCGGCTGA
- a CDS encoding sugar phosphate isomerase/epimerase → MPATMKGPAIFLAQFAGDEAPFNSFPAIVKWAASLGYKGVQVPSWDKRLFDLEKAASSKTYCDEIAGIAAQHGVTITELSTHLQGQLVAVNPAYDEMFDAFAPAEVKGNPAARREWAERQVRLAAKASRNLGLSGHVGFPGALAWPYLYPWPQRPAGLIEEAFAELARRWKPLLDAFDENGVDVGFEIHPGEDVFDGITFEMFLAALNNHPRCKINYDPSHFLLQQLDYLAFIDIYAERISAFHVKDAEFNPSGRQGVYSGYQPWINRAGRFRSLGDGQINFSGIFSRLATHGYSGWAVLEWECCLKHPEDGAREGAEFIKRHIIRTTDKAFDDFAGGETDKNQIARLIGTAKR, encoded by the coding sequence ATGCCTGCCACGATGAAAGGACCCGCCATCTTCCTCGCCCAATTCGCGGGCGACGAAGCGCCGTTCAATTCTTTCCCCGCCATCGTCAAATGGGCGGCCTCGCTCGGCTATAAGGGCGTGCAGGTGCCGAGCTGGGACAAGCGCCTGTTCGATCTGGAAAAGGCCGCGTCGTCCAAAACCTATTGCGACGAGATCGCGGGCATCGCCGCCCAGCACGGCGTGACGATCACCGAGCTTTCGACCCATTTGCAGGGCCAGCTCGTCGCCGTGAACCCGGCTTACGACGAAATGTTCGACGCCTTCGCCCCGGCGGAAGTGAAGGGTAACCCGGCCGCGCGGCGCGAATGGGCCGAACGGCAAGTGCGCCTCGCCGCCAAGGCTTCGCGCAATCTCGGTCTCAGCGGCCATGTCGGCTTCCCCGGCGCGCTTGCTTGGCCCTATCTCTATCCCTGGCCGCAGCGCCCGGCGGGCCTGATCGAGGAAGCCTTCGCGGAACTCGCGCGCCGCTGGAAGCCGCTGCTCGACGCGTTCGACGAGAACGGTGTCGATGTCGGCTTCGAGATCCATCCCGGCGAGGACGTGTTCGACGGCATCACGTTCGAGATGTTCCTCGCGGCGCTGAACAATCATCCGCGCTGCAAGATCAACTACGACCCGTCGCATTTCCTGCTGCAGCAGCTCGACTATCTCGCCTTCATCGACATTTACGCCGAGCGCATCAGCGCTTTCCATGTGAAGGATGCGGAGTTCAACCCGAGCGGGCGCCAAGGTGTGTATTCGGGCTATCAGCCCTGGATCAACCGCGCCGGGCGCTTCCGCTCGCTGGGCGACGGGCAGATCAATTTCAGCGGCATCTTCTCGCGCCTCGCCACGCACGGCTATTCGGGTTGGGCGGTGCTGGAATGGGAATGCTGCCTGAAGCACCCCGAAGACGGGGCGCGCGAGGGGGCCGAGTTCATCAAGCGCCATATCATCCGCACGACCGACAAAGCGTTCGACGATTTCGCCGGCGGCGAGACCGACAAGAATCAGATCGCGCGTTTGATCGGGACGGCGAAGCGATGA
- a CDS encoding LacI family DNA-binding transcriptional regulator, producing MAAKNKSTRRIKTAKIADVARIAGVSVATVSRALAKPGMVEAVTRARVVAAAKRLGYTPNVAARNLRARRSNMALVVVPNIGNAYFGELLRGIDAALTRRGYGLIIANLDLTSTRDNSPDHEERYVDLAAAGQVDGVLLLNGYVPKGPVRTMLDARLPIVAVGERIRGAKFPQVEVDNRAAARGAVEHLVGLGHKRIAYLSGRPRSHLDSARRLGFRDALTGAQGLEWTGDYYFASGVAAAEAMLRGKPQDRPTALFAASDEMAIGFLKTVLAAGVSVPRDMSIVGFDGIDYARFSEPALTTVVVPRRQIGETAGEMLADLMAGSGDVPAHVRLATELRVRGSTGPAPGPR from the coding sequence ATGGCCGCGAAGAATAAATCCACCCGCCGGATCAAGACCGCCAAGATCGCGGATGTCGCCCGTATCGCCGGCGTTTCGGTCGCGACGGTCAGCCGGGCGCTGGCCAAGCCCGGCATGGTCGAAGCGGTCACGCGCGCGCGCGTCGTCGCGGCGGCCAAGCGTTTGGGCTACACGCCCAATGTGGCGGCGCGAAATCTGCGCGCCCGGCGCAGCAACATGGCCCTGGTGGTGGTGCCGAATATCGGCAACGCTTATTTCGGTGAATTGCTGCGCGGCATCGACGCCGCGCTCACGCGGCGCGGCTACGGCCTGATCATCGCCAATCTCGACCTGACCTCGACGCGGGACAATTCGCCCGACCACGAGGAACGCTATGTCGATCTCGCCGCCGCCGGCCAGGTCGACGGCGTGCTGCTGCTCAACGGCTACGTCCCGAAAGGGCCGGTGCGCACCATGCTCGACGCGCGCTTGCCGATCGTCGCGGTGGGCGAGCGTATTCGCGGCGCCAAGTTCCCGCAGGTCGAGGTCGACAACCGCGCCGCCGCGCGGGGCGCGGTCGAACATCTGGTCGGCCTTGGCCATAAGCGCATCGCCTATCTGTCGGGACGGCCGCGCAGCCATTTGGATTCCGCGCGCCGCTTGGGCTTTCGCGATGCGCTGACGGGTGCGCAAGGCCTCGAATGGACGGGCGACTACTATTTCGCGTCGGGCGTGGCGGCGGCCGAGGCGATGCTGCGCGGCAAACCGCAGGACCGGCCGACGGCATTGTTCGCCGCATCCGACGAAATGGCGATCGGATTTCTGAAAACCGTGCTCGCGGCGGGCGTTTCGGTGCCGCGCGACATGTCGATCGTCGGCTTCGACGGCATCGATTATGCGCGGTTCAGCGAACCCGCCTTGACCACGGTCGTCGTGCCGCGCCGCCAGATCGGCGAAACGGCGGGGGAAATGCTGGCCGATTTGATGGCCGGTTCGGGCGACGTGCCCGCCCATGTGCGCCTTGCGACCGAATTGCGGGTGCGCGGCAGCACCGGCCCGGCGCCCGGCCCGCGTTAA